One window of Thiohalobacter sp. genomic DNA carries:
- a CDS encoding hybrid sensor histidine kinase/response regulator: MSSGDFSMVDLFRSEVETQIRVITERLMDLEALPDAEAVTAMMRAAHTIKGAARMVDLEPVVQLAHALEDRLVTLQNGSRPLDPEAVDALLAASDLILQLATDAEDAARIEAAADEVAARIADLSAPADQPSEAATAPAPPAGTSVKAAETESAPKAAEPEAARPDATLLELFRNEAEAQIAIISQGLLGLEANPGDLSDAEALMRAAHSLKGAARMLKLDALVALTHAMEDVFVAAQGGSIVIEGDVVDLLLAATDLVGGVTRTADIPAWCRQHAEAMLTLGRQLADVAAGKGPAAPPPPPAPAPETAADHTGTAESAAAPTATPPSGSGAVTENAIRISADSLNRLMGLAGEVQVEARWVRPFTESLLNVKYRQTELVTLLDRLRDRLEEETSSEYLLELLNDARRRAGDCRQQLAERLGELDEFDRRSHNLASRLNREVIASRMRPFGDGVHGFRRMVRDLARQLGKQVRFEIEGLNTRVDREILEKIEAPLNHILRNALDHGIETPEERRAAGKPEQATLRLEALHSAGMLSIMVSDDGRGMDLEELRARIVRKKLVSEEMARDLTEAELMEFIFLPGFSTRDSVTEISGRGVGLDVVHSVVQEMHGIVHATSRPGQGMRFHLQLPLTLSVMRTLMVEIAGEPYAFPLGQINRTLKLDRGQIETMEGRQYFTLGNQHVGLLPANQLLGLPEPPPESDEVCVVVLGERLERYGFAVDRFLGERSLVVHPLDARLGKVQDIAAASILENGDPCLILDVDDMLRSADILAAGGRIDKLGQTPARFSSRKGKRILVVDDSITVREVERNMLANRGYEVEVAVDGMDGWNAVRTGEYDLVISDIDMPRMNGFEFVSLIKQDPLLKKLPVMIVSYKDREEDRRRGLEVGADYYLTKGSFHDETLLEAVADLIGDA; the protein is encoded by the coding sequence TTCCGCAGTGAGGTGGAGACCCAGATCCGGGTCATCACCGAGCGGCTGATGGATCTCGAGGCCCTACCGGATGCCGAGGCCGTTACCGCCATGATGCGGGCAGCCCATACCATCAAGGGTGCGGCACGCATGGTCGATCTGGAACCGGTGGTGCAGCTCGCGCACGCCCTGGAGGACCGTCTGGTCACCCTGCAAAACGGCAGCCGGCCGCTGGATCCCGAGGCCGTGGATGCACTGCTGGCCGCCAGCGACCTGATACTCCAGCTCGCCACCGACGCCGAGGACGCTGCCCGCATCGAGGCTGCCGCCGACGAGGTGGCCGCGCGCATCGCCGATCTTTCCGCCCCTGCGGATCAGCCCAGCGAAGCGGCAACCGCCCCCGCACCGCCGGCCGGAACCTCGGTCAAAGCGGCCGAGACCGAGAGTGCGCCGAAGGCCGCAGAGCCGGAAGCGGCCCGGCCCGATGCCACCCTGCTCGAACTCTTCCGCAACGAAGCCGAAGCCCAGATCGCCATCATCAGCCAGGGTCTGCTGGGACTGGAGGCGAACCCCGGTGACCTGTCCGACGCCGAGGCCCTGATGCGCGCCGCCCATTCCCTGAAGGGCGCGGCGCGCATGCTCAAGCTGGATGCGCTGGTGGCCCTGACCCATGCCATGGAGGATGTGTTCGTCGCCGCGCAGGGCGGCAGCATCGTTATCGAGGGCGATGTGGTGGACCTGCTGCTGGCCGCCACCGATCTGGTCGGTGGTGTGACCCGGACGGCGGACATACCCGCCTGGTGCCGGCAGCACGCCGAGGCCATGCTGACACTCGGCAGGCAACTCGCCGATGTCGCCGCAGGCAAGGGTCCGGCTGCACCGCCGCCTCCACCTGCTCCGGCACCGGAAACGGCAGCGGACCACACCGGAACCGCAGAATCCGCCGCCGCGCCCACAGCCACGCCTCCGAGCGGCTCCGGCGCTGTCACCGAAAACGCCATCCGCATCTCCGCCGACAGCCTCAACCGGCTCATGGGTCTGGCGGGCGAGGTACAGGTCGAGGCGCGCTGGGTACGGCCCTTCACGGAGTCTCTGCTGAACGTCAAATACCGCCAGACCGAGCTGGTCACCCTGCTCGACCGGCTGCGTGACCGCCTGGAAGAGGAAACCTCCAGCGAATACCTGCTCGAACTGCTCAATGACGCCCGGCGACGGGCCGGCGACTGCCGCCAGCAACTGGCCGAACGGCTGGGCGAGCTCGACGAGTTCGACCGCCGCAGCCACAACCTGGCCAGCCGGCTCAACCGCGAGGTCATCGCCAGTCGCATGCGGCCCTTTGGCGACGGGGTCCACGGCTTCCGACGCATGGTGCGCGACCTCGCCCGGCAATTGGGCAAGCAGGTGCGCTTCGAGATCGAGGGACTGAATACCCGGGTCGACCGCGAAATCCTGGAAAAGATAGAGGCGCCGCTCAATCACATCCTGCGCAATGCGCTCGACCACGGCATCGAGACACCGGAGGAACGCCGCGCCGCCGGCAAGCCCGAACAGGCCACCCTGCGGCTGGAGGCCCTGCACAGCGCCGGCATGCTGTCGATCATGGTCAGCGACGACGGCCGCGGCATGGATCTCGAGGAACTGCGCGCGAGGATCGTGCGCAAGAAGCTGGTCAGCGAGGAAATGGCGCGTGACCTGACCGAGGCCGAGTTGATGGAGTTCATCTTCCTGCCCGGTTTCTCCACCCGCGATTCGGTGACCGAGATTTCCGGCCGCGGCGTCGGCCTGGATGTGGTGCACAGCGTGGTGCAGGAGATGCACGGCATCGTGCATGCCACCTCCCGTCCGGGCCAGGGCATGCGTTTCCATCTGCAACTGCCGCTGACCCTGTCGGTGATGCGCACCCTGATGGTGGAGATCGCCGGCGAGCCCTACGCCTTCCCGCTGGGCCAGATCAACCGTACCCTCAAGCTGGACCGGGGCCAGATAGAGACCATGGAGGGTCGCCAGTACTTTACCCTCGGCAACCAGCACGTCGGCCTGTTGCCGGCAAACCAGCTGCTCGGCCTGCCCGAGCCGCCACCGGAAAGCGACGAGGTCTGCGTGGTGGTACTGGGCGAGCGCCTCGAACGTTACGGCTTTGCCGTCGACCGCTTCCTGGGCGAACGCAGCCTGGTGGTGCATCCGCTGGATGCCCGCCTGGGCAAGGTCCAGGACATCGCCGCTGCCTCGATTCTGGAGAATGGCGACCCCTGCCTGATCCTGGACGTCGACGACATGCTGCGCTCCGCCGACATCCTCGCCGCGGGCGGCCGCATCGACAAGCTGGGTCAGACGCCCGCCAGGTTCTCCAGCCGCAAGGGCAAGCGCATCCTGGTGGTGGACGACTCCATCACCGTGCGCGAAGTGGAGCGCAACATGCTTGCCAACCGCGGCTACGAGGTCGAGGTCGCCGTGGACGGCATGGACGGCTGGAACGCCGTGCGCACCGGCGAGTACGACCTGGTGATCAGCGACATCGACATGCCGCGCATGAACGGCTTCGAGTTCGTCAGCCTGATCAAGCAGGATCCCCTGCTGAAGAAGCTCCCGGTGATGATCGTCTCCTACAAGGACCGGGAGGAGGACCGCCGGCGCGGCCTCGAGGTCGGCGCCGACTACTATCTGACCAAGGGCAGTTTCCATGATGAGACGCTGCTCGAGGCCGTGGCCGATCTGATAGGTGATGCCTGA
- a CDS encoding chemotaxis response regulator protein-glutamate methylesterase, giving the protein MPPKDQPMRVALVNDSRMALMALRHVIERSERYCVAWVAENGAQAVVRCTESLPDILLMDLNMPVMDGVEATRRIMAATPCAIVVVTESVEDKATQAFAAMGAGALDALNTPVLGMGGDTEGQDVLLAKLDTVARLVSANRRMVPETAPAAAATPRPPRRSEERLIAIGASTGGPAALRTLLSGLPAELPASIVVVQHVDEQFARSFANWLNEEVCLPVRLARTGDFPKAGEVLVAGKEDHLVLQRDQRLGYTPEPADYAYRPSVNAFFDSVAAHWGGHAVGVLLTGMGRDGATGLAALRRRGWTTIAQDRDTSAIYGMPRAAAELDAASRILPLDEIAPALIEAMETTTMDKAGQETG; this is encoded by the coding sequence ATGCCCCCGAAGGACCAACCGATGCGCGTGGCGCTGGTAAACGACTCCCGCATGGCCCTGATGGCCCTGCGGCACGTGATCGAGCGCAGCGAGCGCTACTGCGTCGCCTGGGTGGCCGAGAACGGCGCACAGGCCGTGGTCCGCTGCACCGAGAGCCTGCCCGATATCCTGCTCATGGACCTGAACATGCCGGTGATGGACGGGGTGGAGGCCACGCGGCGGATCATGGCGGCAACCCCCTGCGCCATCGTGGTGGTCACGGAGAGTGTGGAGGACAAGGCCACCCAGGCCTTCGCGGCCATGGGTGCAGGCGCCCTGGATGCCCTGAACACGCCGGTACTGGGCATGGGCGGCGACACCGAGGGCCAGGACGTGCTGCTGGCCAAGCTGGACACGGTGGCACGGCTGGTCAGTGCCAATCGGCGCATGGTACCCGAGACTGCCCCCGCGGCGGCCGCCACGCCCCGGCCACCGCGGCGCAGCGAGGAGCGGCTGATCGCCATCGGCGCCTCCACCGGCGGGCCGGCCGCCCTGCGCACCCTGCTCTCCGGCCTGCCCGCGGAGCTGCCCGCGTCCATCGTCGTCGTCCAGCACGTGGACGAGCAGTTCGCCCGCAGTTTCGCCAACTGGTTGAATGAAGAGGTCTGTCTGCCGGTTCGCCTGGCCCGCACAGGGGACTTCCCTAAAGCCGGGGAGGTTTTGGTCGCTGGTAAGGAGGACCATCTGGTCCTGCAGCGGGACCAGAGGCTTGGCTATACCCCGGAGCCGGCGGACTATGCCTACCGGCCTTCGGTGAACGCCTTTTTCGACAGCGTGGCGGCCCACTGGGGCGGTCACGCCGTCGGGGTGCTGCTCACCGGCATGGGCCGCGACGGCGCGACCGGCCTAGCGGCACTGCGCCGGCGCGGCTGGACGACCATCGCCCAGGACCGCGACACCAGCGCCATCTACGGCATGCCCAGGGCGGCAGCCGAACTGGACGCGGCAAGCCGGATACTGCCGCTCGACGAGATCGCCCCGGCCCTGATCGAGGCGATGGAAACCACCACCATGGACAAGGCGGGACAGGAAACCGGATGA
- a CDS encoding GGDEF domain-containing response regulator, translated as MTGSDTRTDSIPERFVVLLVDDQAMVAEGVRRELESESDIEFHYCPDPREALDRAAEIEATVILQDLVMPDVDGLMLLRFYRANPATRDIPVIVLSSKEDPVTKSEAFSQGANDYLVKLPDRIELIARIRAHSRSYMAQKERDAAYQALREMQAQLERSNEQLEKSNRELQRLSSLDGLTGIANRRQFDKALEREWQRALRNCTEVALVMVDIDYFKRYNDTYGHQAGDDCLRAVAHALDHVVYRPSDLVARYGGEEFGVILPDTDLAGARQVAEKMAEAVKRLELEHRNSRVADRVTLSIGIACAAPRGQGEAELLLSAADQALYAAKHNGRNRIEAVHLAEPAPMPAAETSTS; from the coding sequence ATGACCGGCTCGGACACCAGGACCGACAGCATTCCGGAACGCTTCGTCGTTCTGCTGGTCGACGACCAGGCCATGGTCGCCGAGGGGGTGCGTCGTGAACTCGAATCGGAAAGCGACATCGAGTTCCACTACTGCCCCGACCCGCGCGAGGCACTGGACCGGGCAGCGGAAATCGAGGCCACGGTGATACTCCAGGACCTGGTCATGCCCGATGTCGACGGGCTGATGCTGCTGCGATTCTATCGTGCGAATCCCGCTACCCGTGACATTCCGGTCATCGTGCTGTCGTCCAAGGAAGACCCCGTGACCAAGAGCGAGGCCTTCAGCCAGGGCGCCAACGATTACCTGGTCAAGCTGCCGGATCGCATCGAACTCATCGCCCGCATTCGCGCCCACTCGCGCAGCTACATGGCCCAGAAGGAACGCGACGCGGCCTATCAGGCCCTGCGCGAGATGCAGGCGCAGCTCGAGCGCAGCAACGAACAGCTCGAAAAGAGCAACCGGGAGCTGCAACGCCTCAGTTCCCTCGATGGCCTCACCGGCATCGCCAACCGGCGCCAGTTCGACAAGGCCCTGGAGCGCGAATGGCAGCGCGCCCTGCGCAACTGCACCGAGGTCGCGCTGGTCATGGTCGACATCGACTATTTCAAGCGCTACAACGACACCTACGGCCACCAGGCAGGCGATGATTGCCTGCGCGCCGTGGCCCATGCACTGGATCACGTGGTCTATCGGCCGTCCGACCTGGTCGCCCGCTACGGCGGCGAGGAATTCGGCGTGATCCTGCCGGACACCGACCTCGCAGGCGCGCGCCAGGTCGCCGAGAAAATGGCCGAGGCAGTAAAACGTCTCGAACTGGAGCACCGCAACTCCAGGGTCGCCGACCGCGTGACCCTGTCCATCGGCATTGCCTGCGCTGCACCGCGCGGCCAGGGCGAAGCCGAACTGCTCCTCTCCGCCGCCGACCAGGCCCTGTACGCGGCCAAGCACAACGGCCGCAACCGCATCGAGGCCGTGCACCTGGCCGAGCCCGCCCCGATGCCCGCCGCCGAAACCTCGACCTCCTGA
- the fdxA gene encoding ferredoxin FdxA — translation MTFVVTENCIKCKYTDCVEVCPVDCFHEGPNFLVIDPEECIDCTLCEPECPAEAIFPEDDLPPGQEKFLELNAELSQEWPVITQKKDAPPDADEWNGVADKLKYLER, via the coding sequence ATGACCTTTGTCGTCACGGAAAACTGCATCAAGTGCAAGTACACGGATTGCGTGGAAGTCTGCCCTGTCGACTGCTTCCACGAAGGACCGAACTTCCTGGTCATAGATCCCGAGGAGTGCATCGACTGCACCCTGTGCGAGCCCGAGTGCCCGGCCGAGGCCATCTTCCCCGAGGACGACCTGCCGCCCGGTCAGGAGAAGTTTCTGGAACTGAACGCCGAGCTGTCCCAGGAATGGCCGGTGATCACCCAGAAGAAGGACGCGCCGCCCGATGCCGACGAATGGAACGGCGTAGCCGACAAGCTCAAGTACCTGGAGCGCTGA
- a CDS encoding PD-(D/E)XK nuclease family protein — translation MIDASPPRLIRLPCAADPCAEAARLLIDTPTLPDLGACLVWVPDPRLRAPLLAALEATARAAGHSALLAPEITTLGDWVSRQPLEVDAPLPLPACELLLVEALRGFERLFGDADPWFAADSLLALFQELTREGARLGDSEDGWQQQLARAYGILGEAPVPMGREAAIVHRLWQAWHQQLADSGRIDPATAHVQRIDRLVAEPPAIDRLLILGQARFTRPERRLIEALAEHTPVTWLVQDTGVALPWLPDWTAAALPADIAPTGESLFDRLFPDDDPLLARAETLRSQTPAPPPDTAFAIYAAADAEQEARAVDLAVRRWLLAGCRNVAVVTEDRRLARRVRALLERAGIELVDSAGWALSTTSAATAVECWLQCVEEDFPHQALFDLLKSPFFPAADREAHLATVYRLEEDLVHREGVGRGLDRYRRHLGYRSRRLGTGAERSHGAQLRLLDRLDSAATPLRPLIRGAHPPHTHLAALLASLDTLGLTDILAADAAGECLLHCVQGLMGSDEAGGIRLAWPEFRAWLGRRFEQTYFRPGSSSGPVQLLSLEQSAGLRCDALVLAGCDQESLPGPLPRNPFFNDAVRADLGLPTGHDHRLARRAAFRTLLSAAPRRLLTWHREADGEPRLPSPWLAGLLALYRQAWGREPGDDGLDGLLTHPGSRVAAPEPAPLPEPPRRPDPPLSPALWPERLSPTGHQTLIDCPYRFRAAVGLRLTAPEPIREALTKAEYGERVHRCLEAFHIDLPGLPGPFREPLDENHREAAIALHRAIAETVFARDLEDNFEHRGWLHRWLERIPSLVEWEIERHAAWRVKAVEQKLASTLAPGLVLAGRLDRLDTSDAGTAIIDYKTGRTPDQADVESGEAVQLPSYALLAPDVTGVAYLLLDGERVKTGALLEGDALAELTTDVRERLVQLAEDIRAGAGLPAWGDAATCRYCEMDGLCRRPVWEQAGAEGAAIDGKK, via the coding sequence GTGATCGACGCCAGCCCGCCCCGACTGATCCGGCTGCCCTGCGCGGCCGATCCCTGCGCCGAAGCCGCCCGGCTGCTGATCGACACCCCCACGCTGCCGGACCTGGGTGCTTGCCTGGTCTGGGTACCCGACCCGCGACTGCGCGCACCCCTGCTTGCGGCCCTGGAAGCGACGGCCCGGGCGGCAGGCCACAGCGCGCTGCTCGCCCCGGAAATCACCACCCTTGGCGACTGGGTGTCCCGCCAGCCGCTGGAAGTCGACGCGCCGCTGCCGCTGCCAGCCTGCGAACTGCTGCTGGTCGAGGCCCTGCGCGGCTTCGAGCGCCTGTTCGGCGATGCCGATCCCTGGTTCGCCGCCGACAGCCTGCTGGCCCTGTTCCAGGAACTGACCCGCGAGGGTGCACGGCTGGGGGACAGCGAGGATGGCTGGCAACAGCAACTCGCCCGCGCCTACGGCATTCTCGGCGAGGCACCGGTCCCCATGGGCCGCGAGGCGGCCATCGTCCACCGCCTGTGGCAGGCCTGGCACCAGCAGCTCGCCGACAGCGGCCGCATCGACCCGGCCACCGCCCACGTGCAGCGCATCGACCGGCTGGTGGCCGAGCCCCCCGCCATCGACCGGCTGCTGATCCTCGGGCAGGCCCGCTTCACGCGACCGGAACGGCGGCTGATCGAGGCCCTGGCGGAGCACACGCCGGTCACCTGGCTGGTGCAGGACACCGGCGTCGCGCTGCCCTGGCTGCCCGACTGGACTGCGGCCGCCCTGCCGGCGGACATCGCCCCGACCGGGGAGAGCCTGTTCGACCGGCTGTTCCCGGACGACGACCCTCTGCTCGCCCGGGCGGAAACGCTGCGCAGTCAGACCCCGGCACCGCCACCGGACACGGCATTCGCGATATACGCGGCGGCCGACGCCGAACAGGAGGCCCGGGCGGTCGATCTCGCCGTGCGCCGCTGGCTGCTTGCCGGCTGCCGCAACGTTGCCGTGGTCACCGAGGACCGACGGCTGGCGCGCCGGGTGCGCGCGCTGCTGGAACGCGCCGGCATCGAGCTGGTGGACAGTGCCGGCTGGGCCCTGTCCACTACCAGCGCCGCGACCGCCGTGGAGTGCTGGCTCCAGTGCGTGGAGGAGGATTTCCCGCACCAGGCACTGTTCGATCTGCTCAAGTCGCCCTTCTTTCCCGCCGCCGACCGCGAGGCGCACCTGGCCACCGTGTACCGGCTGGAGGAAGACCTGGTGCACCGCGAGGGCGTCGGCCGCGGGCTGGATCGCTACCGTCGCCACCTCGGCTACCGCAGCCGACGGCTGGGCACTGGCGCCGAGCGCAGCCATGGCGCACAGCTGCGCCTGCTCGACCGGCTGGACAGCGCTGCAACGCCCCTGCGCCCGCTGATCAGGGGCGCGCATCCGCCGCACACCCATCTGGCGGCCCTGCTGGCCTCTCTGGATACCCTCGGCCTCACCGACATCCTTGCCGCCGACGCTGCCGGCGAGTGCCTGTTGCACTGCGTGCAGGGACTCATGGGAAGCGACGAGGCCGGCGGTATCCGGCTCGCCTGGCCGGAGTTTCGCGCCTGGCTGGGACGTCGCTTCGAACAGACCTACTTCCGTCCCGGCAGCAGCAGCGGGCCGGTGCAATTGCTGAGTCTGGAGCAGAGTGCCGGCCTGCGTTGCGATGCGCTGGTACTGGCGGGCTGCGACCAGGAGTCGCTGCCGGGGCCGCTGCCGCGCAACCCCTTCTTCAACGATGCCGTACGCGCCGACCTGGGCCTGCCCACCGGGCACGACCATCGCCTCGCCCGGCGCGCCGCATTCCGCACCCTGCTTTCGGCAGCGCCCCGGCGGCTGCTGACCTGGCACCGCGAGGCCGACGGCGAGCCACGCCTGCCCAGTCCCTGGCTCGCAGGCCTGCTGGCACTGTACCGGCAGGCCTGGGGCAGGGAACCGGGTGACGATGGTCTGGACGGCCTGCTGACCCATCCCGGCAGCCGCGTCGCCGCGCCGGAACCGGCTCCCCTGCCCGAACCGCCCCGGCGTCCGGACCCTCCGCTGTCGCCGGCCCTGTGGCCCGAGCGCCTGTCACCCACCGGGCACCAGACCCTGATCGACTGCCCCTATCGCTTCCGGGCCGCGGTCGGCCTGCGGCTGACCGCCCCCGAACCCATCCGCGAGGCGCTGACCAAGGCCGAGTATGGCGAGCGGGTGCACCGCTGCCTGGAGGCCTTTCACATTGATCTGCCCGGCCTGCCCGGCCCCTTCCGCGAACCTCTGGACGAAAATCACCGCGAGGCGGCCATCGCCCTGCACCGAGCCATTGCCGAGACCGTGTTCGCCCGCGATCTGGAGGACAACTTCGAACACCGCGGCTGGCTGCATCGCTGGCTGGAGCGCATCCCCTCGCTGGTCGAGTGGGAAATCGAGCGCCACGCGGCGTGGCGAGTGAAGGCGGTCGAACAGAAACTGGCATCCACGCTTGCGCCCGGCCTGGTGCTGGCCGGGCGACTGGACCGGCTGGACACCTCGGATGCGGGAACCGCCATCATCGACTACAAGACCGGCCGCACACCGGACCAGGCCGACGTTGAGTCGGGCGAGGCGGTGCAGCTGCCGAGCTATGCCCTGCTGGCACCGGATGTGACCGGGGTGGCCTACCTGCTGCTCGACGGCGAGCGGGTAAAGACCGGGGCACTGCTGGAAGGGGACGCGCTGGCGGAACTCACCACCGACGTCCGCGAGCGGCTGGTCCAGCTTGCCGAGGACATTCGCGCAGGGGCGGGACTGCCCGCCTGGGGGGATGCCGCGACCTGCCGCTACTGCGAGATGGATGGCCTGTGCCGGCGGCCGGTCTGGGAACAGGCCGGCGCGGAGGGAGCGGCGATCGATGGCAAAAAATGA